One window of the Candidatus Polarisedimenticolia bacterium genome contains the following:
- a CDS encoding protein kinase has protein sequence MAFLSDLSSGRGEPRSGSHQLRLSYNETFAAAPAASRRSPGAELSFEPGQILTHYRIERLIGEGGMGAVYLAEDTKLHRKVALKVLPAAMASHADRLARFQREAQAVAALNHPHIVTLYSVEEAEGTHFLTMELVEGTSLDRVLSSGGLPLEKVFDVGIALADALAAAHEKGIIHRDLKPANVMVTREGRVKVLDFGLAKLAPGASEQGTPHPQDVLSTAATGVLSPGQPLTTAGLVVGTVPYMSPEQVGGETVDARTDIFSLGVLLYELATGQRPFRGKNQAETISSILRDTPAPVSETRQDAPRELSRIIDHCLQKDPDARFQTAKDVRNELRALGKEVSAVSQTDGMSRQAGGRKALWIGLAVIVLAAVAGLILFRQHAPESPQPSAGTATTASAGAPASVATESPGGTPDPKSIAVLPFMNMSSEKEQDYFSDGISEDLLNLLAKVHELKVVARTSSFSFKGKNVGIPEIGRQLHVAHVLEGSVRRNGNQVRIAAQLIQAADGFQIWSEIYDRRLDDIFKIQDEIAADVVKELKITLLGEAPKARETDPKAYALYLRATALEQDMSAEGFAKSDALYRQALEIDPRYAPAWSGLSINFINKQALGILSGELGYARAREASEKAVTLDPSYAPAHATLGYIADSLNDLPGAARHFEKALALDPNNTRVLLNAANLLRGLGRKDEALALLESIVPRDPLNAPLLNVLGSAQTDAGRFDDAIATCRTLLDLKPGRGRAHYCLAVAMMLKGDAAGALAEIQEETSEAVRMIGLPMAYHALGRRADSDAALAALIAKLEKDAPYNIAYVYAFRGEADKAFEWLDKASAEEDPGLAEIVFESMFNNIHSDPRWLPFLRKIGKAPDQLAKIHFTLPPDLLKQPSGQP, from the coding sequence GTGGCCTTCCTCTCTGATCTAAGCTCGGGCCGGGGCGAGCCGCGCTCCGGTTCACACCAACTCCGACTTTCGTATAATGAGACATTCGCCGCGGCGCCCGCCGCGTCGCGTCGTTCCCCGGGGGCGGAACTGAGCTTCGAGCCTGGACAGATTCTCACGCACTACCGCATCGAGCGCCTGATCGGCGAAGGCGGGATGGGCGCCGTCTACCTGGCCGAGGATACGAAGCTGCACCGCAAGGTAGCACTGAAGGTTCTCCCCGCGGCGATGGCCTCCCACGCCGATCGCCTGGCCCGCTTCCAGCGCGAGGCGCAGGCGGTCGCCGCCTTGAACCATCCTCACATCGTCACGCTCTACTCCGTGGAGGAGGCGGAGGGGACCCACTTCCTGACCATGGAGCTGGTGGAGGGGACGAGCCTGGACCGGGTCCTTTCCTCCGGCGGCCTGCCGCTGGAAAAGGTATTCGACGTCGGCATCGCTCTCGCCGATGCCCTGGCGGCGGCGCACGAGAAGGGGATCATCCACCGCGACCTCAAGCCGGCCAATGTCATGGTGACCCGGGAAGGCCGCGTGAAGGTGCTCGACTTCGGACTCGCGAAGCTGGCCCCGGGTGCTTCGGAGCAAGGTACGCCACACCCTCAGGACGTACTCTCCACGGCGGCGACCGGCGTGCTGTCTCCCGGCCAGCCTTTGACGACCGCGGGGCTGGTGGTGGGGACCGTTCCCTACATGTCTCCCGAGCAGGTAGGGGGCGAGACGGTGGATGCGCGCACCGATATCTTCTCCCTGGGTGTCCTGCTCTACGAGCTGGCAACCGGACAGCGCCCCTTCAGGGGGAAGAACCAGGCCGAGACGATCTCGTCGATCCTGCGCGACACACCCGCGCCGGTCAGCGAAACCCGGCAGGACGCGCCGCGGGAGCTGTCCCGGATCATCGACCACTGCCTGCAAAAGGATCCCGACGCCAGGTTCCAGACCGCAAAGGACGTGCGCAACGAGCTGCGGGCGCTCGGCAAAGAAGTTTCGGCCGTCAGCCAGACCGATGGGATGTCTCGCCAGGCCGGCGGAAGGAAGGCCCTCTGGATCGGCCTGGCGGTCATCGTTCTGGCCGCGGTGGCCGGTCTGATTCTGTTCCGGCAGCACGCGCCCGAGTCGCCGCAGCCATCGGCCGGAACAGCGACCACCGCCTCTGCCGGGGCCCCCGCCTCCGTTGCCACCGAGAGCCCCGGCGGCACGCCCGACCCGAAATCGATCGCGGTTCTGCCCTTCATGAACATGTCGTCCGAAAAGGAGCAGGACTACTTCTCGGACGGGATCTCCGAGGACCTTCTGAACCTCCTGGCGAAGGTCCATGAGCTCAAGGTCGTCGCGCGCACGTCGTCATTCTCCTTCAAAGGGAAGAACGTCGGTATCCCGGAAATCGGCCGGCAGCTCCACGTGGCCCATGTCCTCGAGGGCTCGGTGCGCAGGAACGGCAACCAGGTGCGGATCGCGGCCCAGCTCATCCAGGCCGCGGACGGCTTCCAGATCTGGTCGGAGATCTACGACCGCCGGCTCGACGACATTTTCAAGATTCAGGACGAGATCGCGGCCGATGTGGTGAAGGAGCTGAAGATCACTCTCTTAGGCGAGGCGCCGAAAGCGCGCGAGACGGATCCCAAAGCCTACGCGCTCTATCTGCGGGCCACGGCCCTCGAACAGGATATGTCGGCCGAGGGGTTCGCGAAATCCGATGCGCTCTACCGGCAGGCTCTGGAGATCGATCCGCGTTACGCCCCGGCCTGGTCCGGGCTGTCGATAAACTTCATCAACAAGCAGGCCCTCGGCATTCTGTCGGGCGAGCTGGGGTATGCGCGCGCCCGCGAGGCATCGGAGAAGGCTGTCACGCTCGATCCGAGCTACGCTCCGGCGCACGCCACGCTCGGCTACATCGCGGATAGCCTGAACGACCTTCCCGGCGCGGCACGGCACTTCGAGAAAGCTCTGGCGCTCGATCCCAACAATACCCGTGTGCTCCTCAACGCCGCCAATCTGCTTCGCGGCCTCGGACGCAAGGACGAGGCTCTGGCGCTCCTGGAATCCATCGTGCCGCGGGATCCGCTGAACGCCCCGCTCCTCAACGTCCTCGGATCCGCCCAAACGGACGCAGGCCGGTTCGATGACGCCATCGCCACATGCCGCACGCTACTGGACTTGAAGCCCGGCCGGGGCAGGGCCCACTACTGTCTCGCCGTGGCGATGATGCTCAAGGGAGACGCCGCGGGCGCGCTGGCCGAGATACAGGAAGAAACCAGCGAGGCCGTCCGGATGATCGGGCTGCCCATGGCCTACCACGCCCTCGGACGACGCGCCGATTCCGACGCCGCCCTCGCCGCGCTGATCGCGAAGCTGGAAAAGGACGCTCCCTACAACATCGCCTACGTCTACGCCTTCCGCGGCGAGGCCGACAAGGCGTTCGAATGGCTCGACAAGGCGAGCGCGGAGGAAGACCCCGGTCTCGCTGAAATCGTCTTCGAGAGCATGTTCAACAATATCCATTCCGACCCGCGCTGGCTGCCGTTCCTCCGCAAGATCGGTAAGGCTCCCGATCAGCTCGCGAAAATCCATTTCACCCTGCCGCCGGATCTGCTGAAGCAACCGTCCGGGCAACCCTGA